The proteins below come from a single Benincasa hispida cultivar B227 chromosome 4, ASM972705v1, whole genome shotgun sequence genomic window:
- the LOC120076360 gene encoding acyl-protein thioesterase 2-like isoform X2, giving the protein MSYNSSTVGSGSRTGRMTFEFGRTHVVRPKGKHQATIVWLHGLGDKGSSWSQLLETLPLPNIKWICPTAPTRPVALFGGFPCTAWFDVGDISEDSPDDLEGLDAAASHVANLLSTEPADIKLGIGGFSMGAATAIYSASCRILGQYGNGNLYPINLSAVVGLSGWLPCSRSLRNQISMSHEAARRAASLPILLCHGSGDDVVAYKHGEKSAHTLSSAGFRNLTFKTYNELGHYTIPEEMDVVCNWLTVILGLDGLRLVDH; this is encoded by the exons ATGAGCTATAACAGCTCTACTGTGGGTTCTG GTAGTAGAACTGGCAGGATGACCTTTGAGTTTGGGAGGACCCATGTGGTCAGGCCTAAAGGGAAGCATCAGGCAACTATTGTTTGGTTACATGGCCTGGGTGATAAGGGCTCAAG ttGGTCTCAGCTCTTGGAAACTCTTCCTCTACCAAAC ATTAAGTGGATTTGTCCCACTGCTCCTACTCGTCCTGTGGCATTATTTGGTGGATTTCCTTGCACTGCTT GGTTTGATGTGGGAGATATTTCCGAAGATTCTCCTGATGATTTAGAAGGCTTGGATGCTGCAGCATCACATGTTGCTAATCTTTTGTCTACAGAACCTGCTGACA TTAAACTGGGTATTGGAGGCTTCAGTATGGGTGCTGCAACTGCTATTTACTCTGCGTCATGTCGTATTCTTGGACAATATGGAAATGGAAACCTATACCCCATTAACCTTAGTGCAGTTGTTGGGCTTAGTGGCTGGCTTCCCTGTTCAAG ATCTTTGAGGAACCAGATCAGTATGTCGCATGAAGCTGCAAGGCGTGCTGCGTCTCTGCCCATTTTACTCTGTCATGGTTCAG GTGACGATGTTGTTGCTTACAAACATGGGGAGAAATCTGCACATACTTTAAGTTCAGCTGGATTTAGAAATCTAACATTTAAAACCTATAATGA GCTGGGCCATTACACCATTCCTGAGGAGATGGATGTCGTTTGTAATTGGCTGACAGTAATTTTGGGGCTAGATGGCTTACGGTTGGTTGACCACTGA
- the LOC120076360 gene encoding acyl-protein thioesterase 2-like isoform X1, protein MSYNSSTVGSGSRTGRMTFEFGRTHVVRPKGKHQATIVWLHGLGDKGSRLRRNGVLIEYETLTLNSMVHYIWSQLLETLPLPNIKWICPTAPTRPVALFGGFPCTAWFDVGDISEDSPDDLEGLDAAASHVANLLSTEPADIKLGIGGFSMGAATAIYSASCRILGQYGNGNLYPINLSAVVGLSGWLPCSRSLRNQISMSHEAARRAASLPILLCHGSGDDVVAYKHGEKSAHTLSSAGFRNLTFKTYNELGHYTIPEEMDVVCNWLTVILGLDGLRLVDH, encoded by the exons ATGAGCTATAACAGCTCTACTGTGGGTTCTG GTAGTAGAACTGGCAGGATGACCTTTGAGTTTGGGAGGACCCATGTGGTCAGGCCTAAAGGGAAGCATCAGGCAACTATTGTTTGGTTACATGGCCTGGGTGATAAGGGCTCAAG GTTAAGAAGAAACGGGGTACTGATTGAGTATGAAACACTCACTTTGAACTCTATGGTACATTACAT ttGGTCTCAGCTCTTGGAAACTCTTCCTCTACCAAAC ATTAAGTGGATTTGTCCCACTGCTCCTACTCGTCCTGTGGCATTATTTGGTGGATTTCCTTGCACTGCTT GGTTTGATGTGGGAGATATTTCCGAAGATTCTCCTGATGATTTAGAAGGCTTGGATGCTGCAGCATCACATGTTGCTAATCTTTTGTCTACAGAACCTGCTGACA TTAAACTGGGTATTGGAGGCTTCAGTATGGGTGCTGCAACTGCTATTTACTCTGCGTCATGTCGTATTCTTGGACAATATGGAAATGGAAACCTATACCCCATTAACCTTAGTGCAGTTGTTGGGCTTAGTGGCTGGCTTCCCTGTTCAAG ATCTTTGAGGAACCAGATCAGTATGTCGCATGAAGCTGCAAGGCGTGCTGCGTCTCTGCCCATTTTACTCTGTCATGGTTCAG GTGACGATGTTGTTGCTTACAAACATGGGGAGAAATCTGCACATACTTTAAGTTCAGCTGGATTTAGAAATCTAACATTTAAAACCTATAATGA GCTGGGCCATTACACCATTCCTGAGGAGATGGATGTCGTTTGTAATTGGCTGACAGTAATTTTGGGGCTAGATGGCTTACGGTTGGTTGACCACTGA